A segment of the uncultured Desulfobulbus sp. genome:
CCAAAAATGAATCACAACAGGCCTTGAGACCAATCCCGTAACGGGCGGCGATTGTGGCGAGGTTATTGACAAATGTTTTTTTAACGGGACCAGCTCTGTCTATAAGCTCGACTCCCACCAGGTTGCGGCGACATTTGGCGTAGAGACTGACGAAACTGATGGTGCACTGGCGGGTCAGCCCGTGGAGTGCCTCGGCGATGAAGGCAAAACGGGTGAGATACTGCTCCAGATCAAGAGAACGGGTGAGAACTATGGGGTCAAAGCGCCACAGAACCCTCTTCGGCCCCAGTAGCTGCGAAAGCTGTTGAAAACTTGCCAGACGGGCCGAGAGATCCGGAAGGCCCGGTTCCAGAACCTGGTCGCAGCCGCTGATGGTGTACTGCATGACCAATGGATACCCCATGGCTTCAATATCCGGGATGTAGGGGAGCAGTGGAGCGGGATTTTTGGTCCACAGGACTACACAGTCGACCACGGATGGGTTCAGAAAAATCTCCGCCACCTGACAGCGATTGAAGGGGTTACGCACCAACACCCTGCCTTCACGAAATCGGTTGAGCAACCAGGGACTGTAAAAGGCGGGGATGTCGGTACGGCGGCTTGCACTGATAATCATGACAGAGGAGGGGCTGCAAAATGCGCATAAAAAAGGCCCGGATACTCCGGGCCTCGTGGTTACACCG
Coding sequences within it:
- a CDS encoding DUF1848 domain-containing protein; the encoded protein is MIISASRRTDIPAFYSPWLLNRFREGRVLVRNPFNRCQVAEIFLNPSVVDCVVLWTKNPAPLLPYIPDIEAMGYPLVMQYTISGCDQVLEPGLPDLSARLASFQQLSQLLGPKRVLWRFDPIVLTRSLDLEQYLTRFAFIAEALHGLTRQCTISFVSLYAKCRRNLVGVELIDRAGPVKKTFVNNLATIAARYGIGLKACCDSFLVEDCGMERASCIDGRQLGAIWGEHFSVKKDPGQRPGCGCTLSVDIGAYDSCPHGCRYCYANSSFQAVRRNFLANDPASPLLIGRLQGDETVRRREMVSLRQPQAVLFGTPDHPSKGR